One genomic region from Natrinema caseinilyticum encodes:
- the trpD gene encoding anthranilate phosphoribosyltransferase has protein sequence MKEYVERVTEGTDLTQADARAASTAVFEGATEAQIGALLTALRAKGETEAEIAGFAEGMRAAARTISPDREPLVDTCGTGGDDYDTINVSTTSAIVAAGAGVPIAKHGNYSVSSSSGSADVLEEVGVNVEAEPPAVEDAIETDGIGFMLAPVFHPAMKAVIGPRKELGMRTIFNVLGPLTNPAGADAQVVGVYESDLVPVLADALARMDVDRALVVHGSGTDEIAIHGETVAAEVAGDSVEEYALEPADLDLDEYDIGAISGGSPEENAADMRGIVDGDVTGAKRDVILANAGAAIYVSGEADSLEAGADAAREAIDSGAATRKLERLCDATATPAGTGR, from the coding sequence ATGAAGGAGTACGTCGAACGCGTTACGGAGGGGACGGATCTCACGCAAGCGGACGCTCGAGCGGCCTCGACGGCCGTCTTCGAGGGTGCGACGGAGGCACAGATCGGCGCCTTACTGACGGCGCTGCGCGCGAAAGGAGAGACGGAAGCGGAAATCGCCGGCTTCGCCGAGGGAATGCGAGCGGCGGCGCGGACGATCTCGCCGGACCGAGAGCCGTTGGTCGACACGTGCGGGACCGGCGGCGACGACTACGACACGATCAACGTCTCGACGACGAGTGCGATCGTCGCCGCCGGCGCGGGAGTGCCGATCGCAAAGCACGGCAACTACTCGGTTTCGTCCTCGTCGGGCAGTGCGGACGTCCTCGAGGAAGTCGGCGTGAACGTCGAAGCGGAACCGCCGGCCGTCGAGGACGCGATCGAGACCGACGGCATCGGCTTCATGCTCGCGCCCGTGTTTCACCCGGCGATGAAGGCCGTCATCGGGCCGCGGAAGGAACTCGGTATGCGGACCATCTTCAACGTTCTCGGACCGCTGACGAACCCCGCGGGGGCGGACGCACAGGTCGTCGGCGTCTACGAGTCCGATCTCGTCCCGGTGCTCGCGGACGCGCTGGCCCGGATGGACGTCGACCGCGCGCTGGTCGTTCACGGTTCCGGGACCGACGAGATCGCCATCCACGGGGAGACGGTCGCGGCCGAGGTCGCCGGCGACTCCGTCGAGGAGTACGCGCTCGAACCGGCCGATCTCGACCTCGACGAGTACGACATCGGCGCCATTTCCGGGGGGTCCCCCGAAGAGAACGCGGCCGACATGCGCGGGATCGTCGACGGCGACGTGACCGGTGCGAAACGGGACGTCATCCTCGCGAACGCCGGCGCCGCGATCTACGTCTCCGGCGAGGCGGACTCGCTCGAGGCGGGAGCCGACGCGGCTCGCGAGGCCATCGACTCGGGAGCAGCGACGCGGAAACTCGAGCGACTCTGCGATGCGACGGCGACGCCGGCCGGGACGGGACGATGA
- a CDS encoding Lrp/AsnC family transcriptional regulator: protein MDEKDIRILTAIAKDGTASPDRIEDTTGIPKSTVHYRLNRLRESGVIENDLHNIDLEKVGLSITLISEVWAEFEEGYHDLVGEKLAAVEGVNQVYFTMGDTDFVVIAHVADREMVETFVEDYEAIEEIERTSSKFVITTVKDERNPLNDFDVETLVEALAE from the coding sequence ATGGATGAGAAAGACATTCGGATTTTGACCGCCATTGCCAAAGACGGAACGGCGAGCCCGGACAGAATCGAAGATACGACCGGCATCCCGAAATCGACGGTTCACTATCGGCTCAACCGGCTTCGCGAGTCCGGCGTCATCGAAAACGATCTCCACAATATCGACCTCGAGAAGGTCGGCCTCTCGATCACGCTCATCTCCGAGGTCTGGGCCGAGTTCGAGGAGGGGTACCACGACCTCGTCGGAGAGAAACTCGCCGCCGTCGAGGGCGTCAATCAGGTGTATTTTACGATGGGAGATACCGACTTCGTCGTCATCGCTCACGTGGCCGACCGCGAGATGGTCGAGACGTTCGTGGAGGACTACGAAGCGATCGAAGAGATCGAGCGGACCTCGTCGAAGTTCGTTATTACCACAGTCAAAGACGAACGGAACCCGCTCAACGACTTCGACGTCGAGACGCTGGTCGAGGCGCTCGCCGAGTAG
- a CDS encoding aspartate aminotransferase family protein: MAAGQTFDELHFAQEPEIETAIPGPKSKQLLERQRRVDSSAVAYPKVVPIAIEEAKGATVRDVDGNTFLDFFAGIGVLNVGHSNPYVLEAVQEQTEKVAHTIDFPTEARLDLIEALNDIAPGTLPDNNRVVFGGPTGSDAIEATIKLAKYNTGGDGLIAFRGAYHGGSAGALSLTAGNKYKEEYTPLLPNVRHVPYPYAQAQGIDPEDATDRALANVRELLEDPYSGLANPAGIWVEPIQGEGGIVAPPEGFLPGLEEIAEANDVPLIVDEIQTGFGRTGKWFASDWDGVTPDAMPMAKAIGGIGLPLSATMYHEDLDTWDAGGHVGTYRGNAPAMVGGLRAIEFIRQNDLLSHARDLGEYIRDRLRESADVTEHLVDVRGRGLFVGAEFADGEERTGKELVKAVQEECYERGVLIWSAGRRGNVLRLIPPLVLTRKQATIGMDIICEAIERRAA; this comes from the coding sequence ATGGCTGCAGGACAGACGTTCGACGAACTCCACTTCGCACAGGAGCCGGAGATCGAGACGGCGATTCCAGGACCGAAGTCGAAGCAACTCCTCGAGCGACAGCGACGCGTCGACAGCAGTGCGGTCGCGTATCCGAAGGTCGTTCCCATCGCGATCGAGGAAGCGAAAGGTGCGACGGTCCGCGACGTCGACGGAAACACGTTCCTCGACTTCTTCGCCGGGATCGGCGTCCTGAACGTCGGTCACTCGAACCCGTACGTGCTGGAGGCCGTTCAGGAACAGACCGAAAAGGTTGCACACACGATCGATTTCCCGACCGAAGCGCGATTGGACCTGATCGAGGCGCTCAACGACATCGCACCGGGGACGCTCCCCGACAACAACCGCGTCGTTTTCGGCGGACCGACCGGCAGCGACGCCATCGAGGCGACGATCAAGCTCGCCAAGTACAACACTGGCGGCGACGGCCTCATCGCGTTCCGCGGGGCCTACCACGGCGGTAGCGCGGGGGCGCTCAGCCTCACGGCGGGCAACAAGTACAAGGAGGAGTACACACCCTTGCTCCCGAACGTCCGTCACGTGCCGTATCCGTACGCGCAGGCACAGGGAATCGACCCCGAAGACGCCACAGACCGTGCGCTGGCCAACGTCAGGGAACTTCTCGAAGACCCCTACAGCGGACTGGCGAATCCGGCCGGAATCTGGGTCGAGCCGATCCAGGGCGAAGGCGGCATCGTGGCACCGCCCGAGGGGTTTCTCCCGGGTCTCGAGGAGATCGCGGAAGCCAACGACGTCCCGCTCATCGTCGACGAAATCCAGACCGGATTCGGTCGGACCGGGAAGTGGTTCGCGAGCGACTGGGACGGCGTCACCCCCGACGCGATGCCGATGGCCAAGGCGATCGGCGGCATCGGGCTGCCGCTGTCGGCGACCATGTACCACGAGGACCTCGACACCTGGGACGCCGGCGGACACGTCGGCACCTACCGCGGAAACGCCCCCGCGATGGTCGGCGGTCTCCGCGCCATCGAATTCATCCGTCAAAACGACCTGCTCTCCCACGCTCGCGACCTCGGCGAGTACATCCGGGACCGCCTGCGCGAGTCGGCCGACGTGACCGAACACCTCGTCGACGTGCGCGGACGCGGACTGTTCGTCGGTGCGGAGTTCGCCGACGGCGAGGAGAGGACGGGCAAGGAACTCGTCAAAGCTGTCCAGGAGGAGTGTTACGAGCGCGGCGTCTTGATCTGGTCGGCCGGCCGACGGGGCAACGTCCTCAGACTGATTCCGCCGCTCGTCCTCACGCGAAAACAGGCTACCATCGGAATGGACATTATCTGTGAGGCGATCGAGCGACGCGCAGCCTGA
- a CDS encoding APC family permease: protein MVDTQTDGKFSRVLTKRDIFVLAFGAMVGWGWIIQSGYWINQGGVTGSVLAFVIGAFMVAVVGLIYGELASAMPFVGGEHVYSMRALGPIGSFICTWSLILGYVGVVVFEVVAFPSSLAYVVPGFNAIPLWTVAGQTVYGTWVLVGGVGAIVMTYLNYKGVRPAAQFQTILTLVIGLAGVTLAIGAVANGHSTSTPPFADSGMAGVLTVAIMTPFMFVGFDVIPQAAGEADISERLLGLLIVVSVLVAALFYILVIWASGQALPGSVLVESPLPAAAAMESLFSSALIGKIMALAGIAGILTSWNAFLLGGSRAIYALAESGMLPKTLATVDPETNTPSRALALIGGLSAFAPLFGEQMLIWIVNAGGFGIVIAWVMVVISFLVLRVRKPEMERPLKIPAGKGVGFLGLALTLGFTVMYLPGAPSALQWPFEWGIILLWVVLGIALVSQSYLASETGRADAHGE, encoded by the coding sequence ATGGTTGACACGCAAACCGACGGAAAGTTCTCACGCGTTCTCACGAAGCGTGACATATTTGTCTTGGCGTTCGGCGCGATGGTCGGCTGGGGCTGGATTATCCAGTCCGGCTACTGGATCAACCAGGGCGGCGTCACCGGGTCCGTTCTGGCGTTCGTTATCGGCGCGTTCATGGTCGCCGTCGTGGGACTCATCTACGGCGAACTCGCGTCGGCGATGCCGTTCGTCGGCGGCGAACACGTCTACAGTATGCGCGCGCTGGGTCCCATCGGGTCGTTCATTTGTACCTGGTCGTTGATTTTGGGATACGTCGGCGTCGTCGTCTTCGAGGTCGTCGCGTTTCCGTCGTCGCTGGCGTACGTCGTGCCCGGATTCAACGCGATCCCACTCTGGACGGTCGCCGGTCAGACCGTCTACGGAACGTGGGTCCTCGTCGGTGGCGTCGGTGCGATTGTCATGACGTATCTGAATTACAAAGGCGTCCGACCCGCGGCACAGTTCCAGACGATCCTGACGCTTGTCATCGGTCTGGCGGGAGTCACGCTCGCTATCGGCGCCGTAGCGAACGGTCACTCGACGTCGACGCCACCGTTCGCCGACTCCGGAATGGCTGGCGTGCTCACCGTCGCCATCATGACGCCGTTCATGTTCGTCGGATTCGACGTCATCCCGCAGGCCGCCGGGGAGGCCGACATCTCCGAACGGCTGCTCGGCCTGCTGATCGTCGTCTCCGTGTTGGTCGCGGCGCTCTTCTACATCCTCGTCATCTGGGCGTCCGGCCAGGCGCTTCCGGGATCCGTCCTCGTCGAGAGTCCGCTTCCCGCAGCCGCCGCGATGGAGTCGCTTTTCAGTAGTGCCCTGATCGGAAAGATCATGGCACTGGCCGGCATCGCCGGAATTCTCACTAGTTGGAACGCGTTCTTGCTCGGGGGCAGTCGCGCCATCTACGCGCTGGCCGAATCCGGCATGCTGCCGAAGACGCTGGCAACCGTCGATCCCGAAACCAACACTCCCTCGCGGGCGCTGGCACTTATCGGCGGCCTGTCGGCGTTCGCACCCCTGTTCGGGGAACAGATGCTCATCTGGATCGTCAACGCCGGGGGATTCGGAATCGTCATCGCGTGGGTGATGGTCGTGATTTCGTTCCTCGTGTTGCGCGTCCGCAAACCCGAGATGGAGCGCCCGCTGAAGATTCCTGCCGGGAAGGGGGTCGGGTTCCTCGGACTCGCGCTCACGCTCGGATTCACCGTGATGTACTTGCCGGGAGCCCCATCCGCGCTACAGTGGCCCTTCGAGTGGGGCATCATCCTCCTGTGGGTTGTCCTCGGCATCGCCCTGGTTTCGCAGTCATACCTCGCCAGCGAGACGGGACGGGCCGACGCTCACGGAGAGTAA
- a CDS encoding selenium-binding family protein: MSSHSDHADETHVHEGHREHHAGAVGYETPQAAIEESTRETVAYVPALYVGTETDAPDMLTVVDVDPDSSTYCEIVDRVEMPTKGDELHHFGWNACSSSCHVEGAERRYLVVPGNRSSRIHIIDTAERENPELISVIEPEEVYEYDLSAPHTVHCIPDGQIMISMLGDAEGDLPGGFLLLDEDFEIDGRWDTPGDIGMNYDYWYQPRRNVMVSSEWAAPSTYQPGFDLEDVEAGEYGQRLNIWNWEDRTVEQTIDLGEEGLVPLEVRFLHNPESDHAYVGAALSSNMFHLSREDGDWRAENVIDVASREHDDWDMPVPGLITDLLVSMDDRYLFFTNWLHGEVRMYDISDPSTPRLVDELSLGGLFGDVREVQGRPINAGPQMLQLSLDGERLYFTTSLYSTWDDQFFPAEGEQGSVMLKADVDPRRGTMTLDEDFLVDFGTLPEGPARAHEIRWPDGDCTSDVWL, from the coding sequence ATGAGCTCTCACTCAGATCACGCCGACGAGACTCACGTTCACGAAGGCCACCGCGAACACCACGCCGGCGCGGTGGGATACGAGACGCCCCAGGCCGCCATCGAGGAGTCGACTCGAGAGACCGTCGCCTACGTGCCGGCGCTCTACGTCGGAACCGAGACGGACGCTCCCGACATGCTGACCGTCGTCGACGTCGATCCGGATTCGTCGACGTACTGCGAGATCGTCGACAGGGTCGAGATGCCGACCAAGGGCGACGAGCTGCACCACTTCGGCTGGAACGCCTGTTCGTCGTCCTGTCACGTCGAGGGCGCGGAGCGACGGTACCTCGTCGTCCCCGGCAACCGGTCGTCTCGCATCCACATCATCGACACCGCGGAACGAGAGAATCCCGAACTGATCTCCGTCATCGAACCCGAGGAGGTCTACGAGTACGATCTCTCGGCCCCGCACACCGTCCACTGCATCCCCGATGGGCAGATCATGATCAGCATGCTCGGCGATGCCGAGGGCGACCTCCCGGGCGGGTTCCTGCTCCTCGACGAGGACTTCGAGATCGACGGGCGCTGGGATACGCCGGGGGACATCGGGATGAACTACGACTACTGGTACCAGCCGCGCCGAAACGTGATGGTCTCCTCCGAGTGGGCCGCCCCGTCGACCTACCAGCCGGGATTCGATCTCGAGGACGTGGAGGCCGGCGAGTACGGCCAGCGGCTCAACATCTGGAACTGGGAGGACCGAACGGTCGAGCAGACGATCGACCTCGGCGAGGAGGGGCTGGTCCCGCTCGAAGTGCGATTCCTCCACAACCCCGAGTCCGACCACGCCTACGTCGGCGCGGCGCTCTCGTCGAACATGTTCCACCTGTCCAGGGAAGACGGCGACTGGCGCGCTGAGAACGTCATCGACGTGGCGTCGCGCGAACACGACGACTGGGACATGCCGGTTCCCGGGCTGATCACGGACCTCCTGGTCTCGATGGACGATCGCTACCTGTTCTTTACGAACTGGCTCCACGGGGAGGTCCGGATGTACGACATCTCCGATCCGTCGACCCCGCGACTGGTCGACGAACTCTCACTCGGCGGGCTCTTCGGCGACGTCCGCGAGGTGCAGGGCCGACCGATCAACGCCGGGCCGCAGATGCTCCAGCTCTCGCTCGACGGCGAGCGCCTCTACTTCACGACGTCGCTTTACTCGACGTGGGACGACCAGTTCTTCCCGGCGGAAGGGGAACAGGGCTCGGTGATGCTCAAAGCGGACGTGGACCCGCGCAGGGGGACGATGACCCTCGACGAGGACTTCCTCGTCGACTTCGGGACGCTCCCCGAGGGCCCCGCCCGCGCCCACGAGATTCGGTGGCCGGACGGCGACTGCACGAGCGACGTCTGGCTGTAG
- a CDS encoding YihY/virulence factor BrkB family protein — MTIPETVTAIYRTSRDRDLTFLAAGFAYYAFVSLIPLVLLALVVGSLIGGEQAAQQLITVAGDYLPAAGEELVREALTTESGRTEATAIALAVAAWGALKVFRGLSLAFDIVYDEVSEDSLADQIRDGLTVIVAGAGAIGLMIGIGALLAIVADTLPFVGALSWLSLLLGLVLVFLPVYYVLPPVPVELIEIVPGAIFAAVGWTILQFGFQIYAANAGRYAAYGAVGAVLLFVTWLYFAGIIILLGAILNVVRARPRLAE, encoded by the coding sequence ATGACCATCCCGGAGACGGTCACCGCGATCTATCGGACGTCGCGAGACCGTGATCTGACTTTTCTCGCGGCCGGATTCGCGTACTACGCGTTCGTTTCGCTGATCCCGCTGGTCCTGCTCGCGCTCGTGGTCGGGTCGCTGATCGGCGGTGAACAGGCCGCCCAACAGTTGATCACGGTCGCCGGCGACTATCTCCCGGCGGCGGGCGAAGAGTTAGTCAGGGAGGCGTTGACTACCGAGTCGGGTCGCACGGAAGCCACCGCCATCGCGCTCGCCGTCGCTGCCTGGGGCGCGCTCAAGGTTTTTCGCGGGTTGAGCCTCGCGTTCGACATTGTCTACGACGAAGTGTCCGAGGACTCGCTCGCCGACCAGATTCGGGACGGACTCACCGTGATCGTCGCCGGCGCTGGCGCGATCGGTCTGATGATCGGGATCGGCGCGTTGCTCGCGATCGTCGCCGACACCCTCCCGTTCGTCGGTGCCCTGAGCTGGCTCTCGCTGTTGCTCGGACTCGTACTCGTCTTCCTGCCGGTATACTACGTCCTGCCGCCCGTTCCGGTCGAACTGATCGAAATCGTTCCGGGCGCGATCTTCGCCGCCGTCGGCTGGACGATTCTGCAGTTCGGATTCCAGATCTACGCCGCAAACGCCGGGCGGTACGCGGCCTACGGCGCCGTCGGTGCCGTGCTCCTGTTCGTCACCTGGCTCTACTTCGCGGGAATCATCATCCTCCTCGGAGCCATCCTGAACGTCGTTCGAGCACGTCCACGACTCGCGGAATAG
- a CDS encoding CAP domain-containing protein, with product MRGQRSGSGKSETITGGSPDRALLRGLVNFLFAVVLVCSLAIGAALFAPQLIDGVGFEQPPAPSADPPPAGERDPAVTDPDDPDNSSYETDVEVIRSATVEDFVHAEVNDRRARHGLEPLEWDGTVASVARAHSSDMARRDYFSHTNPEGEGPYARFRDVDGYCQGYGENIAKTWIDRRMRRPGGDGVVRHRTAEGLATGLVNQWMNSTEHRQAILEEGDVPGWDRAGVGVYITDDGAVYAGQNFCHEW from the coding sequence ATGCGGGGCCAGCGGTCCGGGAGCGGGAAGTCAGAGACGATTACAGGCGGGAGTCCCGACCGTGCGCTGCTCCGGGGCCTGGTGAACTTCCTCTTCGCCGTCGTCCTCGTCTGCTCGCTCGCGATCGGGGCCGCGCTGTTCGCGCCCCAGCTCATCGATGGGGTCGGCTTCGAGCAGCCGCCGGCACCCAGCGCCGATCCGCCGCCGGCCGGCGAGCGCGATCCCGCGGTGACCGATCCCGACGATCCCGACAACTCGAGCTACGAAACCGACGTCGAGGTGATCAGGTCCGCGACCGTGGAGGATTTCGTCCACGCGGAAGTCAACGATCGCCGGGCCCGACACGGCCTGGAGCCGCTCGAGTGGGACGGGACGGTCGCGTCCGTCGCGCGCGCTCACAGCTCCGATATGGCTCGTCGCGATTACTTCAGCCACACGAATCCGGAGGGCGAAGGCCCGTACGCCCGGTTTCGTGACGTCGACGGATACTGTCAGGGATACGGCGAAAATATCGCCAAGACCTGGATCGACCGACGGATGAGACGACCCGGCGGCGACGGCGTCGTTCGGCACCGAACGGCCGAGGGACTCGCGACCGGGCTGGTCAACCAGTGGATGAACTCCACGGAGCATCGGCAGGCCATTCTCGAGGAGGGCGACGTGCCCGGGTGGGACCGGGCCGGCGTCGGCGTCTATATCACCGACGATGGGGCCGTTTACGCGGGGCAGAACTTCTGTCACGAGTGGTGA
- a CDS encoding lycopene cyclase domain-containing protein, with translation MYDISIFGRYTYLVTEIVWGTVAAVLLGRANALRKAAVTIVALYPIAYAWDRYTLSVGVFDIKLRTGIDVAGIPLEEHVFMAVVPGLVIGIHETIFGDDPDRATAPR, from the coding sequence ATGTACGATATCAGCATCTTCGGTCGATACACGTACCTCGTGACCGAGATCGTGTGGGGAACCGTCGCCGCCGTCCTCCTGGGCCGAGCGAACGCCCTCCGGAAGGCAGCAGTCACCATCGTTGCACTGTACCCGATCGCCTACGCCTGGGACCGCTACACCCTTTCGGTCGGCGTCTTCGATATCAAACTCAGAACGGGCATCGACGTCGCCGGCATCCCGCTCGAGGAACACGTGTTCATGGCCGTCGTCCCGGGACTCGTCATCGGTATCCACGAGACGATTTTCGGTGACGACCCCGATCGCGCGACCGCACCGAGGTAA
- a CDS encoding CBS domain-containing protein, translating to MNIADIATTEFIEVDVGTRMGKIRSMFEDGNPKGIIVTNDGEYEGVISEREVLQSHVEDDAKVAALTKPSRNAPAPKVAREEDVRETARVLVESNAKVAPVFENGQLWGVITDDAILEAILENLDALTVEDIYTTDPVTIDEDDGIGKAINLLREHGISRLPVMNENGYLSGVVTTHDIADFVIRKSTSTTTGDRVGDTQRMLDVPVYDIMTSPVETTTLDATAKEAVEAMLTDDYAGLMVTPDDDDRVVDGVITKTDVLRALTFTEEQHMDVQITNVSMLDTITRESIVQSVEEVADKYADMQVMHAHVRFHEHDEKLRGTPLVLCQIRLRTNKGQVAGTGEGYGAENSFRVALDKLERNVLELKGVTSDEEYRGQLLRKLNEL from the coding sequence ATGAATATCGCTGATATCGCCACCACGGAGTTTATCGAAGTCGACGTCGGCACGCGAATGGGGAAAATTCGATCCATGTTCGAAGACGGAAACCCCAAGGGGATCATCGTCACCAACGATGGAGAGTACGAGGGCGTCATCAGCGAGCGGGAGGTCCTCCAGTCTCACGTCGAGGACGACGCCAAGGTGGCTGCGCTCACCAAACCCAGCCGAAACGCACCGGCACCGAAGGTCGCCCGTGAGGAGGACGTCCGGGAGACTGCGCGCGTGCTCGTCGAAAGCAACGCGAAGGTCGCGCCCGTCTTCGAGAACGGCCAGCTCTGGGGTGTCATCACCGACGACGCGATCCTCGAGGCGATCCTCGAAAATCTCGATGCGCTCACCGTCGAGGACATCTACACGACGGATCCGGTCACCATAGACGAGGACGACGGGATCGGCAAGGCGATCAATCTCCTGCGCGAACACGGCATCTCTCGACTGCCGGTCATGAACGAGAACGGCTACCTCTCCGGCGTCGTCACGACCCACGACATCGCCGACTTCGTCATCCGGAAGAGCACCTCGACGACGACCGGCGACCGGGTCGGCGACACACAGCGGATGCTCGACGTTCCCGTCTACGACATTATGACCAGTCCCGTCGAGACGACGACGCTCGACGCCACCGCCAAGGAGGCCGTCGAAGCGATGCTCACGGACGATTACGCGGGGCTGATGGTCACGCCCGACGACGACGATCGGGTCGTCGACGGCGTCATCACGAAAACGGACGTCCTCCGGGCGCTGACGTTCACCGAAGAGCAACACATGGACGTCCAGATCACGAACGTCTCGATGCTCGATACGATCACTCGAGAATCGATCGTCCAAAGCGTCGAGGAAGTCGCGGACAAGTACGCCGATATGCAGGTGATGCACGCCCACGTCCGCTTCCACGAACACGACGAGAAGCTTCGCGGCACGCCGCTGGTCCTGTGTCAGATCCGCCTGCGGACCAACAAGGGCCAGGTCGCCGGCACCGGCGAGGGGTACGGCGCGGAGAACTCGTTCCGCGTCGCACTGGACAAACTCGAGCGCAACGTCCTCGAACTCAAAGGCGTCACCAGCGACGAGGAGTACCGCGGACAGCTCCTGCGGAAACTGAACGAACTGTAA
- the radB gene encoding DNA repair and recombination protein RadB, translated as MTDEAIPTGCSPVDELLGGGFERGTVTQLYGPPAAGKTNIALSAAVRTAVDDGTVVYIDTEGVSVDRFQQLLDAAVDDGPSAEPDGETVEAVASRIVIEDALDFEEQAEAVRDAEEFADRADLIVLDSATGFYRLERTADGDDGEALRSVTRQVTHLLSLARKHDLAVVLTNQVFADPESDRTRGLGGNTLEHWTGTIVRLDRFRGGNRRATLEKHRSKPAGESVQFRITETGLDGDDTAARS; from the coding sequence GTGACAGACGAGGCGATTCCGACCGGCTGTAGCCCGGTCGACGAGTTACTCGGCGGAGGGTTCGAACGCGGGACCGTCACGCAGTTGTACGGCCCGCCGGCCGCCGGCAAGACGAATATCGCGCTGTCGGCGGCCGTTCGAACGGCGGTCGACGACGGCACCGTCGTCTACATCGACACGGAGGGCGTCTCGGTCGACCGCTTCCAGCAACTGCTCGATGCTGCGGTCGACGACGGGCCGTCGGCGGAGCCCGACGGCGAAACCGTCGAGGCCGTCGCCTCGAGAATCGTCATCGAGGACGCGCTGGATTTCGAGGAGCAAGCCGAGGCGGTCCGCGACGCCGAGGAGTTCGCCGACCGTGCGGATCTGATCGTTCTCGACAGCGCGACCGGGTTCTACCGGCTCGAGCGGACGGCCGACGGCGACGACGGCGAGGCGCTGCGCAGCGTCACGCGGCAGGTGACCCACCTGCTCTCGCTGGCCCGCAAGCACGATCTGGCCGTCGTTCTGACGAACCAGGTCTTCGCGGACCCGGAATCGGATCGCACACGGGGGCTCGGCGGAAACACGCTGGAACACTGGACCGGGACGATCGTCCGCCTCGATCGCTTTCGCGGCGGGAATCGACGTGCAACGCTCGAAAAACACCGATCGAAGCCCGCCGGTGAATCGGTCCAGTTCCGGATCACCGAGACCGGACTCGACGGCGATGACACGGCGGCCCGCTCCTGA
- the panB gene encoding 3-methyl-2-oxobutanoate hydroxymethyltransferase: MPELHEKYRDGEPLSMLTAYDAPIARQVDRGGVDMILVGDTAGDNHLGYDDTIPVTMDEALSNTAAVDRAVEDAMVVADMPFGSYGQSMETSVDNAVRFLKEAGADAVKLETAPHGETTIEIIDRLTELGIPVQGHVGLTPQRMNQIGGGYIQGRNHSSSAAVDALVETAERLEAAGAFAVVLETVTEETGKAVTEAVDVPTIGIGAGRYVDGQVLVITDMLGLGGESFTLSKQYADLDSIISDAVETYVSEVDDGAFPAEENVYDPLEE, translated from the coding sequence ATTCCCGAACTCCACGAGAAATATCGCGACGGGGAGCCGCTTTCGATGCTGACCGCGTACGACGCGCCGATCGCCCGTCAGGTCGATCGCGGCGGTGTCGATATGATTCTCGTCGGCGACACGGCCGGCGATAATCACCTGGGGTACGACGATACGATTCCGGTCACGATGGACGAGGCGCTGTCGAACACTGCGGCGGTCGACCGCGCGGTGGAGGACGCGATGGTCGTCGCCGACATGCCGTTCGGGAGTTACGGCCAGTCGATGGAAACCTCGGTGGACAACGCGGTACGGTTTCTGAAGGAGGCGGGCGCCGACGCGGTCAAACTCGAGACGGCACCCCACGGCGAGACGACGATCGAGATCATCGACCGGTTGACCGAACTCGGGATTCCCGTGCAAGGACACGTCGGGCTGACGCCACAGCGGATGAACCAGATCGGTGGCGGGTACATTCAGGGGCGGAATCACTCGAGTTCCGCGGCCGTGGACGCGCTCGTCGAAACCGCCGAGCGTCTCGAGGCCGCCGGCGCGTTCGCGGTCGTTCTCGAGACGGTGACGGAGGAAACCGGCAAGGCGGTCACCGAGGCGGTGGACGTTCCGACCATCGGTATCGGCGCCGGGCGATACGTCGACGGGCAGGTGCTCGTCATCACCGACATGCTGGGACTCGGCGGCGAATCGTTCACCCTCTCGAAGCAGTACGCCGACCTCGACTCGATAATCAGTGACGCCGTCGAGACGTACGTTTCCGAGGTCGACGACGGCGCGTTCCCCGCCGAAGAAAACGTCTACGATCCGCTCGAGGAGTGA